The following proteins are encoded in a genomic region of Toxotes jaculatrix isolate fToxJac2 chromosome 3, fToxJac2.pri, whole genome shotgun sequence:
- the wnt7aa gene encoding wingless-type MMTV integration site family, member 7Aa isoform X1, with product MSRKTRRWILHFFLCLGIVYLKIGGLSSVVALGASIICNKIPGLAPRQRTICQSRPDAIIVIGEGVQMGINECQFQFRHGRWNCSALGERTVFGKELKVGSKEAAFTYAIIAAGVAHAVTAACTQGSLSGCGCDKEKQGFYNQEEGWKWGGCSADIHYGLGFSKVFVDAREIKQNARTLMNLHNNEVGRKVLEKGMRLECKCHGVSGSCTTKTCWTTLPKFRQLGYILKDKYNQAVHVEPVRASRNKRPTFLKIKKPHSYRKPLDTELVYIERSPNYCEADPLTGSTGTQGRLCNKTAQQPNSCDLMCCGRGYNTHQYSRVWQCNCKFLWCCYVKCNTCSERTEVYTCK from the exons ATGAGCAGGAAGACGCGGCGctggattttacattttttcctgTGCCTTGGGATAGTGTATTTGAAAATAGG GGGTCTGTCATCGGTGGTCGCACTGGGAGCGAGCATCATCTGTAATAAAATCCCCGGCTTGGCCCCCCGTCAGAGGACTATCTGTCAGAGCCGACCCGATGCCATCATAGTGATCGGAGAGGGAGTTCAGATGGGCATCAACGAGTGTCAGTTTCAGTTCAGACACGGCCGCTGGAACTGCTCGGCCCTGGGAGAGAGGACCGTGTTCGGGAAAGAGCTCAAAGTGG GCAGTAAAGAGGCTGCGTTCACCTACGCGATTATTGCTGCCGGGGTTGCCCATGCAGTCACAGCAGCCTGCACCCAGGGCAGTCTGAGCGGCTGCGGCTGTGACAAGGAGAAACAGGGTTTCTACAACCAGGAGGAAGGCTGGAAGTGGGGCGGCTGCTCTGCAGACATCCACTACGGCCTGGGCTTCTCCAAGGTGTTTGTGGACGCACGGGAAATTAAGCAGAATGCCAGGACTCTCATGAATTTACATAACAATGAAGTGGGACGCAAG GTCCTGGAGAAGGGCATGCGTCTGGAGTGTAAGTGTCACGGTGTGTCGGGATCTTGCACCACCAAAACCTGCTGGACGACCCTCCCCAAGTTCCGTCAGCTGGGGTACATTCTCAAGGACAAGTACAACCAGGCCGTGCACGTGGAACCGGTGCGAGCCAGCCGCAACAAGCGCCCCACCTTCCTGAAGATCAAGAAACCCCATTCCTACCGTAAGCCCTTGGACACGGAGCTGGTCTACATCGAGAGGTCGCCCAACTATTGCGAGGCCGACCCTCTGACCGGCAGCACGGGAACTCAGGGTCGCCTGTGCAACAAAACGGCTCAGCAGCCCAACAGCTGCGACCTGATGTGCTGCGGTCGGGGATATAACACACACCAGTACTCACGTGTGTGGCAGTGCAACTGCAAGTTCCTGTGGTGCTGCTACGTTAAATGCAACACCTgcagtgagaggacagaggtgTATACCTGCAAATAG
- the wnt7aa gene encoding wingless-type MMTV integration site family, member 7Aa isoform X2 — translation MGINECQFQFRHGRWNCSALGERTVFGKELKVGSKEAAFTYAIIAAGVAHAVTAACTQGSLSGCGCDKEKQGFYNQEEGWKWGGCSADIHYGLGFSKVFVDAREIKQNARTLMNLHNNEVGRKVLEKGMRLECKCHGVSGSCTTKTCWTTLPKFRQLGYILKDKYNQAVHVEPVRASRNKRPTFLKIKKPHSYRKPLDTELVYIERSPNYCEADPLTGSTGTQGRLCNKTAQQPNSCDLMCCGRGYNTHQYSRVWQCNCKFLWCCYVKCNTCSERTEVYTCK, via the exons ATGGGCATCAACGAGTGTCAGTTTCAGTTCAGACACGGCCGCTGGAACTGCTCGGCCCTGGGAGAGAGGACCGTGTTCGGGAAAGAGCTCAAAGTGG GCAGTAAAGAGGCTGCGTTCACCTACGCGATTATTGCTGCCGGGGTTGCCCATGCAGTCACAGCAGCCTGCACCCAGGGCAGTCTGAGCGGCTGCGGCTGTGACAAGGAGAAACAGGGTTTCTACAACCAGGAGGAAGGCTGGAAGTGGGGCGGCTGCTCTGCAGACATCCACTACGGCCTGGGCTTCTCCAAGGTGTTTGTGGACGCACGGGAAATTAAGCAGAATGCCAGGACTCTCATGAATTTACATAACAATGAAGTGGGACGCAAG GTCCTGGAGAAGGGCATGCGTCTGGAGTGTAAGTGTCACGGTGTGTCGGGATCTTGCACCACCAAAACCTGCTGGACGACCCTCCCCAAGTTCCGTCAGCTGGGGTACATTCTCAAGGACAAGTACAACCAGGCCGTGCACGTGGAACCGGTGCGAGCCAGCCGCAACAAGCGCCCCACCTTCCTGAAGATCAAGAAACCCCATTCCTACCGTAAGCCCTTGGACACGGAGCTGGTCTACATCGAGAGGTCGCCCAACTATTGCGAGGCCGACCCTCTGACCGGCAGCACGGGAACTCAGGGTCGCCTGTGCAACAAAACGGCTCAGCAGCCCAACAGCTGCGACCTGATGTGCTGCGGTCGGGGATATAACACACACCAGTACTCACGTGTGTGGCAGTGCAACTGCAAGTTCCTGTGGTGCTGCTACGTTAAATGCAACACCTgcagtgagaggacagaggtgTATACCTGCAAATAG